The region CGCGAGCAGCTCGCCGGGCCTGGCGTACACCGTCCCCACGCGCGTCCCCGCCCAGACCACGCCGGCAAGCATCATCACGGCGGCAAAGACCATCTGCGGTACCGTGCCCAGCCGCGCGCGCATCGATCGCGACGGCGGCGCCTGCTCGATCCTGCGGCGGTCGTAGTTGGAGCTCATGTCCGTCCTGGTTCCAAGGTTGAGAAGTCCGTCAGGCGACAGGGACCAGAATCCGGCCCTTGTCGTCCTTGAATGCTCTTCCGAGGCGATCAGCATAGCGCTCCATCGCCGCCACATCGTGTTCCCCAACTTCGTATTCCGCAGCCGTGGTAGGCGCGCGCTTCAGTCCCGTCCAGCTTAGCGCCTTCTTCACCAGCTTCCGCTCCCGCACGCGCGTGGCACCGCGCGCATTCGCGAACCCCCACATCCGCCGGCCTATCTGCGAATTCGTCAACGGACAGTCGGGATGGTTCTCCCGGATGAGGTGGATGAAGTGATCGCTCGCGATCACCCGTCTCGCCTCCTCCGCCCGTGCCTTCGATTCGACTTCCCGCGGCTCCAGCGTGACCCGCACGTCCGCGCCCAGTACCTGGGCGATCTGACCCAGCAGATCGAGCGAGACGTTATACCGTTCGTCGTGCTCGATGTTGCGGATCGTGGAAACGGACACGGGTTGCCGGAGCTGAGCGGCTACATCCTGGCGGCGCATCCCTCTAAGCTTCCGAAGACGCTTGAGGTCGCGCCCGATCCACTCGGCCATGACCTTTGTTGGTAATACGGTTGTAGTTATACGTATAAAGGTAGTGTCATTTACGGATTAGAGCAATACAATCCGGGGGTTAACGGCTTCTGGCGGGGCTCAAGGGAATCCAAGAGGTGAGAAGCCAGATCGCCAGCTTGGCAGATGGCCAGATGACTGCACCGGAAGCCCCTGCATTTTTGTGATATCGTTCTCGCCAGCTGGCACTCTGGCTCTCTGGCCTCTCAATTCTTGGATTCCCCGTCCAAATTCCGGAGCCTGAGATGATCCATTGCGGGGTATGGAGCTTGCCCCTTCTCCCCCGGCAGATCCCCAGGGGAAATTCCAGGAAATGAAAGAATCTGAAGGGCTGTACCGCTCGTTCCGGCTGCTCCGGCGCCTGGCGATCGGGAGCCTCGTGATCGTGCTCGGGATCGCCGTGTTCGGCTACGTCTTTTTCATGCGCGGGGTGGACATCCCGGAGGCCCGGGAGCTGGCCGAGCGCGAGCTCTCGAGCGGCACTCTCCGGTTCGGCGAGAAGGTGCACCGGCAGGCGCACGTGTACATGCGCCGCCCTGCGGACTATTTCCGCGGCACCAACGGGGTCCTCGCCGCTACCGACGAGCGGCTGATCTTCATCGGCGTGGCCCCCCAGGACAACCTCGAGAGCCTCGACGCGCCCCCGTCCATCATCGTGGAGGAGTTCCCCAACGATACTCTTTTAGGGGTGGATCCCGGGCACGTCTATTTCCTGAGCGCGCCGGGAGTGACGGTCAGGCGCGAGGGACGATCGGCGACCTTCGCCGCCACCCGCGCGCACCGCCGGGAGCTGGACTCGCTCGAAGCCTACGTCAACGGCTCGCACACGGCCCAGCGCGAGCTCGCGGCGCGGGAAGCGCAGCTCCGCGCCAAGGTGCGGGAGATCGCGAACGCGCCGCTCCATTACGTCGTGCAGCGCGGCGACGCCGTCTCCACCATCGCCAACACCTTCGGCACGACTGTCGAGCAGCTGCAGGCGTGGAACAATCTCGCCGGTCCGCGTATCCGGATCGGCGACCGGATGATCGTGAAGCCGCCGGGCCCGCGTCAGCCTCCCGCCGAGCCGGCTACGCCCAGGAGATGAGCAGGATGATCGCGCCCGCGCCCATGAGCAGCGCGGCCGCGATCCCGCCGGTGTTGATCAGCCAGCCGTTCCGCTTCTCGCCCATCACGCCGCGGTTGTTGCAGATGAGCAGGATCACGACGATGAGCGGCGGCGCGAGCACGCCGTTTACCACGGCCGCGCCGAACAGCATGCGCATCGGGTTCACCCCGCCGAAGTTCAGCGCCATGCCGATCAGCATCGCGAGCACGATGACGAAGTAGAAATGATGGGCCTGGCGCGGCTTGCGATTCATCCCCCGGTGCCACTGGCCCGCTTCCGCCACCGCATAGGCCGCCGAGCCCGCGAGGACCGGGACCGCGAGCATTCCCGTGCCGATGATTCCGATCGAGAACACGAGCGCCGCGGCCTTCCCCGCGAGCGGCTCGAGGGCCATGGCGGCATCCGCCGCGGAGTCGACCGTCGTGATCCCGGCCGGGTGCAGCGTCGCGCCGGCGGTGAGGATGATGAAGAACATGATCACGTTCGATATCAGCATCCCGGCGCCGACGTCTCGACCGGCGGACCTGAGCTCCCGCTCGATCGCGCGGCGCGGGCGGCCGGGCTCGGCTGCATCCGCGTAGTGCTCGACGTTTTGCGCTGCCTGCCAAAAAAAGAGATAGGGCGATATGGTCGTCCCGAGGATGGCGACGAACGTGAGCAGGTACCGGCGGTCCATCGCGAAGTGCGGATGGAACGTGCCGTCGAGCACCTCGATCCAATCCGGCTTGGCCAGAAAAGCAGCCGCGACGTAGGCAAACAGCGCCAACGCCAGCCACTTGAGCACGGAGCTCATCAGCCGGTACGACGAAAACACCAGGAACGCGATCGTGATCACGGTGAACAGGGGCACCCAGAGAATGCTTCTCCGCCCCGTGACGAGCCCGGCCGCGGCGCCCATCCCGCCGAGGTTGGCCGCGATGTTGACGACGTTGCCGAACAGCAGCAGCGCGCACACCGCCCAGAGCAGGTACTTCGAGTAATGATCCCGCACCACGGCCGCCAGTCCCTGCTGCGACACGAGCCCGATGCGCGCGCACATCAGCTGCACCGCTGTCATCAGCGGGAGCGTGATGATCGTCGTCCACAGCAAGCCGAAGCCGAACGCTGCTCCGGCCTGGGAGTAGGTCGCGATTCCCGACGGGTCGTCGTCCGCGGCGCCGGTGATGAGCCCGGGCCCGAGCTCGCGTCCGAAGCTCCGCAGCCGCGTCACGATAGTGCGGTCGTACTCCCGCTCGGGACGCGGCGCCTCGCGCCTCTCCTCCTTTTTCGGTGCGTCGGGCATAGGACCGAATCCTAGTGGCTGGCTACTGGGATTTGGATGGGGGATCCAAGTCGGGAGTGTGGCAGTCAGGAGGGAGCAGTTAGGAGAAACTCCCTACTCCCTCACTCCAGACTGCCACACTCCAGACTTGGATTCCTCGTAAGAATCCCAGGAGCCGTCAGAATCCGAACCAGTAGCTCGCCTTCACGAGGAAGATGTTGTCCGGATGCGCCCCGAACAGCGCGCTGCGGTCCCGTGAGAAATCGAAATCTCCGAGGGGCGCGAAGCCATGGCCTCACTCCTAGACGCGAGCTACCCTCGAAAAGGTTTCACAGCCGGCTGCGAAGAAACTCCGGGGTCATCGGCTGCAGCCACTGCGACAGCAGGATCATGGTGTCCGTGAGCATCAGCAGTCCGATCGCGATGAGCAGCGCGCCCGCGATCCGCGACATCCACACGAGTCCGCCGCGGTACCGCTCGAACAGGGCCACGAACCTGTCCACCATCAGCGCGGCCGCCACGAACGGAACCGCGAGGCCAAGCGAATAGGCGAGCAGCAGCACGAGCCCGCGATTGAGATCAGCCGAGCTCGCGGTGTAGGTGAGCACCGCTCCCAGAATCGGTCCGATGCACGGCGTCCACCCCGCCGCGAACGCCATTCCAACTACCAGCGTTCCGACATAGCCGAGCGGCTTCGTTGCCAGGTGAACCCGCCGCTCCCGCGCGAACGGCCCGAAGTTGAACGCGCCTATCAAATACAGCCCGAGCAGCACCACCAGCACGCCGCCGATCCGTCCCACCCACACCCGGTGGTAGCCCAGCAGCCGTCCGAAAGCCGTCGCAGTCGCGCCGAGGGCGAGGAAGACGAGCGTGAACCCGGTGACGAAAAGAAGCGAGTGCACCAGCGCGATCCGGCGCGATCGCTTCACGTCCTCGAGGCCGAGTCCGGTGATGAACGTCACGTAGCTGGGAATCAGCGGGAGGACGCAGGGCGAGAGAAAGCTCAGCACGCCCGCGGTGAAGCTGATCGCGAGGCCGACGGAATCAGATCCCTGCATCAGCTCCCGAGCGCCTCTTCGAGCGCTCTGGCAAGCGTCGCGTCTCCGGGCTGAATGGGCCCGGTCTTACGCCACCGGAGCACGCCCTCCCTGTCGATCAGGAAGGTCGCGGGCACGCCCACGACGTGGAACTGCGCGGAGACACGCTCGGCGGGATCGCGCCACACGGGATACGTCATCCGGAAATCGCGCATGAACGCGCGGATCGCGTCGTCAGCGCTCTCGGCGTCGACACTGATGCCGACCAGCTCGAGCCCGCGCGCCGCGTACCGCTCGTGCAGCGCCTGCAGCTCGGGGATCTCGTCCCGGCACGGATGGCACCACGTCGCCCACACGTTCAGCAGCACGACTTTCCCCCGCAGCGCCGCGAGCGACACGCTGTCACCGGCCAGCGACGTCGCGGCGTACGCGGGAACCGGCGCGCCGATGTCCACGCGCGCGATGCCCGCTTCGCCCGAGCATCCGGCAGCCGCCAGCGCGCAAAAGGCGAGCGCCCGCAACGTCAATCGCACTCGCGCTTCGCTCACCGGCCGGGATTCGACAGCTTCGCGAGCCGTATCGCGGACGGCTTCCCCGGCTCCGTCCAGGCGAAGATCGCGTCACCGCCGTGAATGATCATTCGGGGAAATCCGCTGGCGCGCGCGGCCGACGACGTGGCGACCGTGATCGCCGGCGCGAGCTTGCCGTCGGCCGTCATGTGCCGCACCCGCACCGCGGCGGTGTCTCCGCCGGTGCGCTCGATCCAGCTCACCAGCGCGCCGCCGTCACGCAGCAGCGCGACGTCGACGCGCCCCGCCGGCTGTCCTTCATCGATGCGCACCGGCGCCCCGAAAGACGCCCCCGCATCGGACGAGAAAGCGACTTTCACCTTGGCGCTGTCGTTCGCCGAAGTGAACCACGCGAGCGCCACTCGCTCGTCCTTCGCCGCCAGGGCCGGCCCGTTGACCGGGCACGCGGCGATCTTCCAGCCGTCGGCGTGAACCGGCACGGGCGTCGTCCACCGGTCGTTCACGCGCCGCGCGACGTAGATGTCGCGGATCTCGTCCGCCGACCTGTCGCGATACGCCACGATCGGTCCACCGGACGTGATCGCGACCGCGGTCTGGCAGCAATCGCACGCGCGCTCGTCGATCGGAGACTCCACGCCGAGGCGTCCGTCAGGCGCGATAGTCGTAGTCATGACCATCATCTCGTTCGTGGGCGAATGGCCGGCGGTGTTGTATTTCCGTCCGTCGAGCCAGACGGCGCCCACGTTCAAGCCTTCGCGCCAGAGCGTGACGAAACCGTGCTCGGTGTCGGACGAATCGCGGTGCGGTATCAGCGGCTCGCTCCACGTCGCGCCGCCGTCAGCGGACTGCGAGACGCGCACGCCATACGCGTAGGTCGCGGACCCGGTCCTCTGCAGCCAGTGCGCGACGAGCCGCCCGTCCCCCATCACCTTGATCGACGGGAAATCGGCCCAGTTCACGAAAAAATCGCGGCCCTCGCGAATCGTGCGCGGCGCTGACCACGACGCGCCGTCGTAAACGGCAAACTTGAGCGCGTGCGCCGAATCGATTGGCTCGAGCCAGCTGAGGTACATGACTCCGTCGGAGCCCAGCGCGAGGAACGGCTCGCCGGATCCAGGGCCCGCGGGACTCGTGACAGGCGTGACGAGAGGGACGGCACCCCGTCCGCCGGCATCTCCAACGCCCCCGCACGCCGCCGCGCCAAAGAGTGCGATCGGCACGAGAAGGCTGAAGGACAAAACGCATTTCATACCCACTGCTTCTCCGTTGCAAGACTCATCAGTCCAGCGGCGCAGAGCTTCTTGCATCGCTTGATCTCCTTTGCGCGAGTCTACGGACGCCGCTCGTCCCACCGTTTCCGCGGGTCTGGAGAAATATAGACCGCGACCACCCACGATCGATGGCGTATAAGTGTGGCCATCCGATATTCGTGGAAGCGAATGCGAGCGCGACCCGATTCACCCGCGACACGCGGAGCGCACGGAAGACATCGCGTCCAGCGAGCGAAGAATCGTCGCGATGACCGTCAGCGCGCCGAGAATCGGAGCGGCGTGCGATGCGATGACATCGGTACGTCAGTTTGACCGGGCAAAGGCACGTTTTATGCCCCATAAAATAAGCAGGCACATGCCCGTTCCCCACCCCGGAGAAACCAAGATGCCGCACCCAGCGAAGTCCGCCATGATGGAGAGCTGTATATCAGCCTGTACCGACTGTGCACGCACCTGCTGGGAAACCCACGCGCACTGTCTCGAGCTGGGCGGCGAGCACGCGTCCCGCTCGCACATCACACTGCTCGCCGACTGCGCCGAGATTTGCGCGACCAACGCGGCTTTCATGGCGCGAGGCTCGGACCTGCATGGGAAAATCTGTACCGCATGTGCCGCGGTCTGCGAAGCATGCGCGGAAAGCTGCGAGAGCATGGCCGGTTCCGACCAGACGATGAAGCGATGCGCCGAGATTTGCCGGAAGTGCGCGGCAGAGTGCCGGAAGATGGCCGCATGAGCGCCAACTCGAGGATCGCCGCCGGCTTGATGGTGATTTCGGCCGGTACCTTGGCTGCGGCATGCGCCGGCGAGCGCGAGGTGCCGGGCGAGGATACCGCCGTGGCCGCGGCTGCGCCTGCGGTCGGCGCCGCCGCCGAAGCCGATAAGGAGTTTCTTGCGAAGATGATCGGCCACCATAGCGGCATGCTTGTGATGGCAGAGGCCGCGATGGCATCCGCGACCGGCGAGGCGAAAAGCGACGCGCAAACAGCGCATCACATGCAGGCCATGGAAATAGACAGCATGTCCGCGATACTGAGTATGCGATACCTGACCATGATCACGCCAGCCGTGAGCGCAGAGGCCCGAATGATGGCCGACTCGCTGAAAAACCTGTCGGGCGCGTTCGTGACACACGCTTTCTATGACATGACGATCCAACACCACAGGGCGGCGATCGCAATGGTCGACGAATATTTGCCGCGCCTCTCACCGGCCATAGCAGCCATGACTTCCAAAATGAAGGTCGATCAGACCGCGGAGATCTCGGAGTTCCAGCGGAAGGCGGGCGAGGCTCATCCGTCCCGACCCTCACCATAGTCGCTAGTCCATCGGCATAGGAAGCGCGACCAGCACCGCCGTTACGGCGACAACCAGCGCCGCGATTCCGATCTCGACGCCGGCGGTCCGGCGCAGGCGCAATGCGCCGGTCTGGTCTCCGAGCGTCGGACGAACCCGCAACCAGTTGTACGCGCCAGTCAGCGCAGTCAAGGACAGCAGCCCGACCTTGAGCAGCAACACCCTGCCATAATCGGTGCCCGTGAGCGCGGCGAGGGAGCCCACATGAGTCCACGCCATGAACACTCCGGTCGCTCCGGCGAGCCCGCCGAAACCAAGTGCCGCCGGCGAGAACGCGTTTACGACATCGCGTACCACCGTCCATCTGTCATCGCGGTCGAGACGCCACGCCAATGGGAGTCCAACGAGGAACACCACCAACAGATTTCCGAGCCACCCGGACGCAGCGACGGTATGTATGGAGTTGGCCACGATCGATTGCGCAACCAGCCGTGGGACCGACGCGGCGTGACTCGCCAGCGCGAGTCCGACCACGAGCGCAACGGTTGCCGCGCCGGCCACATACCACGCTGCCTGCCGCGAGCGATGGATAGCGGCATACGAGGCGACCGCGGTGATCGCAGCGGCCATCTGCAGCAGCCACGCCCTCCCCCAGTTGGTATCGGTGAGCATCGGCGCGATCAGCGCTGGATCCCACATCTCGTTCCCGCCATGCATGGCGCGCGATTGAAGCAGGAGCCGCGCGATCGCCACTACAGCCACCGTGGCGGACGCGACGAGCCCCACTATGGCGGCCCCCCTCGCCGCCGCCGGGAGATAATCCGTCTTGATCTCGCGGTCGATTTCCAGCGAAACCCGTGCGAGCACGGTAAGCCGGAAAGCCACTGCCCCGATCGCGACGATCGCGCCGGCGAGCGTGAACCACCGCAGAATCACGGCGAGAAAATCCTTCGCCACCCCGCCCCGCTCATCGCCCGACGTAGCCGTGTGGCCCACCATCTCCGCATGCGACTGCGCGGGCGGCGACATCGTATCTCCGCCGGCCGCGTTGGAGTCGATCGCCAATTTGACCGTAAAGGGAAACTGGCCCGAGACGGGATGCCCGTCGGCGCCGGCCGTGCGCCATTCGACGCGATAGACTCCGGGCTCCAACACGCCGGGAATTTTCGCCGCCGCCACCATCCCCGGCAAAATTTCGAGGGGACCCAGTAATATGTCCCCGGCCGGTCCCGCAAGCCGGATCCGCGTGAACGTAAGCTCGGGCGCTTCTGTAAAAGTCAGCCGGATCACCCGCGGCGGGCTCGTGAGAACCGACTGCGCCGCGGGAGACGAGCTCCGCAATAGGCCGTGCGCGAGTGCCGCTCCCGGCAGTGCAATGGCGACAGCCCAGACAATTGCCGATAGTCGGCCGGCCCCGAAACGCATCAGTGCTGTCCGTGCGTTGTCGTCGAACTTGCCGCCACCGCGTGCGGACACGGCTTGCCCCCGACTACGTAGTGAGTACAGAACAGATGCGATGCGGCCCATCCGGAATGCTCCAGACATGCACTTCCGGCCGCGTCCGGACCGTGGAGCGGGTGAGCGACCACCGCGCCCGAAAGCCAGACGACGGCGAGAGCCGCTGTCGCCCCGGCGAACGCACGGCGGGTTATACGCGATGGGAGTGGAGGGCACTCTCCGGCCAGCCGGCGCACCCGCACGTCGAGCAGATCGTCGCGAATGAGGGGACTCACATGCGCGAGGCGAAGCGTGGTCCGCTCCTTCGCCGCCTTGATCAGTGCCGAGGCCATGACCAGGGGTCGGTCTCCTGCGCCGGCCAGATCAGCTTCCAGCTCGGCCTCGATCGCTACGTCGGCGGCCATGCGACTCAACGCGGGAATCCAGAACAGCGTCAGCCCTAAAAAGCGCAGTACGGAAAGGCGGAGTGGATCCCGGCGGAGGACATGACAAGCCTCGTGCGCGAGCACGCAGCGCAGCTCGTCGTCGGAGAGTGACGACTCGAGGGCTTCGGAAATACACACCTTCGGCCGCCAGCCTCCGAAAGTGAAAGCAGGATTCCCTGCCTCTCTCGCGATGAACACAACGGCGGGATTCAAGCCGGCCGTGTGCGCAGCGACGAACATCCGCGATCCCGGCACCGCCGGGCTGATGTCGAGACGTCGCATCCCGCGTCGCAGGCGAACTCCGGCACGCACCCTGTCAAAAATGGCGTACGCAAGACCGCCAGCGAGCAGCACGTGAATGACCCCGTGAATCGGCGCGAGCGCGAGGTGAAGAGTTACGAGGCAGATCGCGCCTACGCGCTCAAGCTGCCCCAGCTCTCCGAGTCCCGGGAGAGGAAGGTGGTGCGCGAACACCGGAACCGTACCCATCAGCAAGACAACAGCGATGCCTACGAGTAGCGCGCGCTCGTGCGCCGCCCCGCGTCGGGGGATCGCCCGGCTCGTCAACGATCCTCCTCTTCCGCCAATCTCTCTTGCACCAGGCGCGCAAGCTCTTCGAGCGCCTCATGGTCGGTTTCTGCCAGCACGTCCACTAGCGAGGCCGTGACGAGGTCCCGACTGAAACCAAGGACGCCCTCGACGAGACGGCGCGAGACATACGTGTCGAATGCGGCGCGGGAATACCGTGCGCCGAAATGGAGCAGGCCGTCGCGGCGCACGCGCTTGACCAATGCTTTCGCGACGAGCTTGTTGAGCACAGTGACGACCGTCAGCAGTTGCACCGGGTGCTGCCGCGCCACGCGCTCATGAACGGCGCGCGCCGGTGCCTCGCACTCGATATCCCATAGTGCAATCATGACTTTGGCTTCGAGGTCGCCCAGCACCTTGGCTACGCCGCGCGCGTCGAGACGCAGCGTGGGCCGTAATCGCGGGGGCTTCATCGCAACGCGGCGTGAAACACGATGCTGACCCAGTGCGTGTCCCAATCAGCGCCGGAGCCCGGCTCGGCGGGGGCGATGTGGATCCCGCGCACGTTCCAGAGCCCCGCCGCGCCCAGACGCACGACGATCTCACCGGACCGATCGGTCACGAGAGTCGTGTCGGGTGAAGTCACGACAGGCGACTCAAGGCTGGTCGCCGAGTGGACGACCGCCCCAGCCGTGAGACGCGCACCCTCGAGCGGCGCACCTCTATATAGAAGTCGAAAGCGCAACGTGTCACCGCGCCGCGCGGCGGATGGATCACGCACGGGGAGGAGCTCCAAAGGATGGCCTGCAACTTCGGCAAATGCGCGTGGGCCACCACGCCCGACCTGCACGAAAGTCTTCGCGTACTTCGCGTACCGCCGCGTCACGCTGTCCCGGCCAGCCAGCGTTCCGTCGGCCTCCAGACGTCGACGGGCTTCCGGCGCCCCCTCAAGCTCCAGGTATCGGAGAAAACTGCCGACGGATTCCCTGATGGAGCGTGGCTCGAGAGACACGGCGACGACGTATTGCGCGGAGCGGCGTGGGCGATGCCGGAGTCGCAGCGACTTGCCGTCAATCGCCAAGCCTGTAATGCGATCGGCGCCGCCCTTTGATATCAGCCGCGCATCGGCAACCCGCTCGACGGCGACCGCAGACTCGCTCGTTGGAAAGCGGCTGCTGGTCTGGCCCCGAACCTCTACCATCCCGCCCTGCCTCGCGTGGAACGCGTTGGGGACGAGCCAGAAATCGTGCGCCCACGAAACGGTGCCAACCGTCATCGCCAACGTCAACACCACGAACACCGCGCGCACCGGGTACCACCCGATCTTTGCTGTCGTTCGCGTCAGCCCGCGTGACAATAGTCGCATGGATCAAATCCCTGGATAAAAGGACAAGGCAGCTGGAATTACATGCCCGGGTGGCTTGCAGCGGCACCGGTCATGGTCGAGACGCGCGAGCGCTAGGGTTTCTTGGGCGGCGGCGGCATCGGCATCTTGCTGTGATCCATCCCCTCCATCGGATCGGGCTTCGGCGCCGGACGCGCAGCAGCCGGCCGTGCCGCCGGTTTCCGCGCGGGCGTGCCGGTCCGCCGTGCAGGAGTCGAACGCGCGGGCGTCGCACGCCGGGGTGCTGTCCGCGCGCGCGGAGCGGGGAGTGGCGCTGCCATCAGCGCCTCCAAGTGGGCTCTGTGCTCGGCGGGCATGTCCGCGATCATCTCGCGCATCATCCGGCTCAGCGTAGTGTCCGAGCGAATGTGGCGGCGCATCCCGGTGTCGGCCAGCATGCGCATGTGCAGCGCCATCACGTTTTCCGCGTGCCCGCCGGAATCGTGGCCCATCGCCGCGTGATCCATTCCGGCCATCCCCCCGGCACGGGAGCTATCAACGCCCGTCCGCGAGTGATCCATCCCCGCCATCGACGGAGTGGCGCCGGCGCGAGACGAGTCGTGTGCCATCCCCTGCATTCCGGCCATCCCCGGCATCGCGCCCATGGTGGAGTGATCCATTCCCGCCATCACTGCGCCACGCTCGACGGTCGGCGTGGGAAAGGCGGCGAGAAAGCCCAGGACGGGTCCACCCATGTTCTGGATTCCCATCATTCGCGCCATCGCCAGCCATTCGTCGCGCGTCTGAACGAAAGAGCTGTCGTCGCGATACCGGCGAGCCGCGAGCAGGATTTCGGCCCGCTTCCGCTCCCGAGGGACCGCGGGATTCGCGAGTATGTCGGAAACCACGTCGTGCATCGAGTGAAGGTTGTCGAAAATGATCGCGGCTTCGGGATAGCGAGCTGTGAACAGCGGCGCGACCTCGGGGGTCATCGGCATGACGCGCGGCATCCATGTCGGCGGGTCCTCGATCATTTGCCGGAAGCGCGTCACGGTGGCGAGTACGCCCGTCTGCCGCTCGTCCTTGTTCTTCCCCGCCAGTAGCGGCTCGTATAGTCCTATCTGCAGCCAGTGGTAGGCCCAGATCAATCCGTTGAACTTGGGATAATTCTTTCGGAACGCCGTGGAGTACGGCTGGCCCTCCATTAGCTCCATCGTCTTCGGCATGGAGCTGAAAGCGAGATCGGGGCGGGACTTGTAGTACGCCACCATCTCTGCGACGAGCGCATCCTTTCGCTCGACAGGAATGCGCTCGTCCGCCCAGACGTCATATATCTGGCGGTGAAGCAGGTGCGCCCAATCGAACATCAGCTTGGCCTCTGGCGCCAGCTTCGCGTACTGGATCTCAATGGCCGATTCCTCCAATGGTACGTGCGGAGGATGGACGAGTATTTCCTTGGTGAGGCGATCGTACCATCTCACCTCTAGCTCGCTCACCGGAGCATTGGGCTTGGTCCAAAGCGACTCATATAGTATGGCGTGTCCGAAATCGAATGCGTTGAACAGCTTCGCGCCGGCCGGATAGTTGTGCAGGAACTGCCAGTTGAACTCCCCCGGCAGATAAAACTGCTCGTACGTGCGCGACCACTGTGCCCCGGCGGGAACGCTGAACGCCGCCGCGGCGAGCACTCCGAAAATCGCGGTCCGGAGCCGGAGTGGCGCGGCTCCAAATTGAATACGCATAGTCCTACCTCACCGCGCGACCGATCGGGAACAACGATCTGATCCCGAACGCACGCGCCAATCCGAATGTGATGTGCCAAGCCTGCTCGTCGCCCGTAATCGCCTTTCCGACCCCGCCGTCTATGGAGATCGTCGGTGATACCTGATACCTGACACCGGCGCCAATGCTCCACTCCGTGTCCTCGGCCTCGACGATCGGCTGCCGCGCGACCGTCTCCGCAGTGATCAACAGGGCCTTGAGCGGGAAAGTGCGATCGACGGCGACGCCGGCCATCCAGCGCGACAGGTCCGGCGCGCCGAGCCGAACGGAGCCGGGGGCCGGCTCACTGCCGAAGGTGTATGCTCCGTTCAGGTGGAAGCGAGCCCATGACAGCGAACGCGTCGCAATCCCCTTCACGGTCCCATACGTGTCCTCGTGCGCCAGCGACCCGACGGGGAAAAGGACTTCAGCCGCCACGCCGAGGGCAGGAATGGAAGTTTCCGCATTGAGATTATGCAGCGCGGAAAAGGTAATGCCGCTCAAGCCGGCGTTGCGCGCGCCGCCGCCGGCATCCGCATAGGCGATCGGGAAGCCAAGCTCGACATGAGTACGGGGAAATATCCCGTACGCGATCTCAGGCTCCACCTCCCAGCTGTACAATCCCCCGCGCGCGCGCTCGAGCCGCAGGGGCGCTAACTGCAGTTCAAAGGCGTAGCGCTCCGTCGCATAGGCGTCCTCGACCGTGATCGGACGACCCGCATCGGTGTTGTAATAGTCGGTTTGTGCTGCGGCCGGGACCGCGGCGAGGCAGGACGTCATGGCAATCAGGCAAGAAACGCGGAGACTCATGGCATTTGGAAAGGGTAGACCAGCCCGGTACGCACCTTTTATGCCGGATAAAGCTAACCCTCGCAGTGAGCTATTTGGAACCCCTGAGCCCGCCGGCGACGCTCGCTCTCACAGTCACCACGGTGATACTTTTTCTCCGTGACCAACCCCGCGCACGAGTCTGCCTGCGCTCCGCGGAGCAC is a window of Gemmatimonadaceae bacterium DNA encoding:
- a CDS encoding DUF4198 domain-containing protein — translated: MRLLSRGLTRTTAKIGWYPVRAVFVVLTLAMTVGTVSWAHDFWLVPNAFHARQGGMVEVRGQTSSRFPTSESAVAVERVADARLISKGGADRITGLAIDGKSLRLRHRPRRSAQYVVAVSLEPRSIRESVGSFLRYLELEGAPEARRRLEADGTLAGRDSVTRRYAKYAKTFVQVGRGGPRAFAEVAGHPLELLPVRDPSAARRGDTLRFRLLYRGAPLEGARLTAGAVVHSATSLESPVVTSPDTTLVTDRSGEIVVRLGAAGLWNVRGIHIAPAEPGSGADWDTHWVSIVFHAALR
- a CDS encoding M56 family metallopeptidase — encoded protein: MTSRAIPRRGAAHERALLVGIAVVLLMGTVPVFAHHLPLPGLGELGQLERVGAICLVTLHLALAPIHGVIHVLLAGGLAYAIFDRVRAGVRLRRGMRRLDISPAVPGSRMFVAAHTAGLNPAVVFIAREAGNPAFTFGGWRPKVCISEALESSLSDDELRCVLAHEACHVLRRDPLRLSVLRFLGLTLFWIPALSRMAADVAIEAELEADLAGAGDRPLVMASALIKAAKERTTLRLAHVSPLIRDDLLDVRVRRLAGECPPLPSRITRRAFAGATAALAVVWLSGAVVAHPLHGPDAAGSACLEHSGWAASHLFCTHYVVGGKPCPHAVAASSTTTHGQH
- a CDS encoding CopD family protein, with translation MRFGAGRLSAIVWAVAIALPGAALAHGLLRSSSPAAQSVLTSPPRVIRLTFTEAPELTFTRIRLAGPAGDILLGPLEILPGMVAAAKIPGVLEPGVYRVEWRTAGADGHPVSGQFPFTVKLAIDSNAAGGDTMSPPAQSHAEMVGHTATSGDERGGVAKDFLAVILRWFTLAGAIVAIGAVAFRLTVLARVSLEIDREIKTDYLPAAARGAAIVGLVASATVAVVAIARLLLQSRAMHGGNEMWDPALIAPMLTDTNWGRAWLLQMAAAITAVASYAAIHRSRQAAWYVAGAATVALVVGLALASHAASVPRLVAQSIVANSIHTVAASGWLGNLLVVFLVGLPLAWRLDRDDRWTVVRDVVNAFSPAALGFGGLAGATGVFMAWTHVGSLAALTGTDYGRVLLLKVGLLSLTALTGAYNWLRVRPTLGDQTGALRLRRTAGVEIGIAALVVAVTAVLVALPMPMD
- a CDS encoding BlaI/MecI/CopY family transcriptional regulator; the protein is MKPPRLRPTLRLDARGVAKVLGDLEAKVMIALWDIECEAPARAVHERVARQHPVQLLTVVTVLNKLVAKALVKRVRRDGLLHFGARYSRAAFDTYVSRRLVEGVLGFSRDLVTASLVDVLAETDHEALEELARLVQERLAEEEDR